From the genome of Methanobacterium formicicum:
ATGAAACTAATTAGTTTCATAAAATATGTTGAGGAATTTCATGGCATTTGACTATAATAGCATTATACCCCTTATTTCAAGTATAGCATTGTTAATTTCTATATTAAGTGCATATTACACTTATTATCAGAATCAACGTAAAATGGAAGTTGATTTATGGATTCATAAACATGATGGTACATCCATGGTAACTTTTATGTGGATTTAATCCTAGTTATCGTTCTTTAGCACTAATCAACTTTAGTTTAATAGCAGATAATAAACCAATCACCATATTGGAAAGAGCACATGAAGTAAAACTGGAAAAGGAACTAATTTTAGCTTACGAATTGGTAAAAACATAGATCTACCCCATATGCTGGGAGAAGGACAAGCTGTGTTTTTCTCAATTACTGCACAGCAATTAGCCTCTTTATTGTATATTAATAATTATAGGAATAAAGTTAGATTATCTGGATGTTTTAAAACTGCTCAAAAGAAAATTTATAACACTGAATCAGTGCTTGATTTTGATATTGAGAAATACAGGTTTCATTGACACCTACAAAAAACCAATCAACATATATAACCCAGCAAGAGCAATTACAACCCCAGAAATAATCCGTATCCAATCTGAATATTTTAAAATGGATTTGAAATCTATTTTTGACATTAAAAATGCTATTAATAGTATGGTTAATGAAAATCCTCCTGCGAAGATGGCCATATTTATTATACTGTAACCTATGTTTCCGGTTGATGCACTGTAGGTGGCTACTGCCACCACGTAAGGACCGAAACAGGGTGACCATGCCAGGCAGGTTAAAAATCCCATTAGAAAAGATCCAACTATTCCCTTTTGAGAATCAGGCGTATTGGAAATAGAGAGTGTGGAAATATTAAACAGCCTTTTATTGACAATAAACAGGACCCCAATTATAACCAGGATAAATGCCGCCGCTATTCTGAAATACAAAAGATAATAATTTATGGCAGCTGTGAATATGGCGGTTAAGATGGTTATTATGGCAAAAAGAAGGAAAAATCCCAGCCCAAAGGCAACTATCTCAGTATTCTTTCGTTTAAGTAGGGAAAAGCCCACCACAACTGGTATGAGTGGCAGGACACAGGGCGATATTATGGATGCTATACCTGCCAGAAAGGATAGTAGATAACCGGTTTCCATTTTATCTCCCGTATATCATTACCATTGTGCATTTGTGCATTTTTTTCGTTGGAAAACTAATTTTGTCCTTATTTTGCCTTATTCTGTTCTTATTCTGCCTTTATTCTGCCCTTATTTGTCTTTATTGTATCTTTATTTGCCTTTATTCCCAAATTAAACCCTATTATACTATAATCCTACTATATCTGGCTCAGTAACTTCTCTGGACTCTGGTATCCGACTATTCTCTTTATTTCATTGCCATTTGAGTCCAGTATCAGCATGGTAGGGAGACTGTAAGCCTGGTACTTTGAACTGGGTTCTGGATTTTTATCCACGTCTATCTTTACCAGTACATAATTTTGTGACAGTTTTTCCTGGACCTCCGGGGAGGTGAAGGTGTTTTTATCCATTTCACCACAGTAAGTACACCAGTCTGCATAAAGATCCACGAATACAGTTTTATTTGTAGCTTTCGCTTCCTGGATGGCCTGATCTAAATTATCATTCCATTTTAAAGTGTCCGGATTATTTTCTGCTTCTTTATTGGTTGAATTAGAAATAACCAGTCCCACCACTAAGAGTGCTGCCACGATAATTACCATCCCCACCAGATATTTATTCATGGTTTTATACTGGAATTTCACCATAATATATTTTGTTTACAATTATTTACAATCGGAAGGAAAATAGGATAAAATAATTTTTATTGCCGAAATTCAATATTTTTGAAGTGTTTAAATAAA
Proteins encoded in this window:
- a CDS encoding cytochrome c biogenesis CcdA family protein — translated: METGYLLSFLAGIASIISPCVLPLIPVVVGFSLLKRKNTEIVAFGLGFFLLFAIITILTAIFTAAINYYLLYFRIAAAFILVIIGVLFIVNKRLFNISTLSISNTPDSQKGIVGSFLMGFLTCLAWSPCFGPYVVAVATYSASTGNIGYSIINMAIFAGGFSLTILLIAFLMSKIDFKSILKYSDWIRIISGVVIALAGLYMLIGFL
- a CDS encoding thioredoxin family protein — protein: MVIIVAALLVVGLVISNSTNKEAENNPDTLKWNDNLDQAIQEAKATNKTVFVDLYADWCTYCGEMDKNTFTSPEVQEKLSQNYVLVKIDVDKNPEPSSKYQAYSLPTMLILDSNGNEIKRIVGYQSPEKLLSQI